DNA from Archaeoglobus veneficus SNP6:
ACACCAGCATGACGCCGTTCAGTGCAACAAAAGCAGTTGTGCTGCTCTCGAGCAATCTGAATCCTGCAAGTCCTTCTTCTCCGAGCAGGTACACTGTGTAGGCTGCGAGACCCATTATACCGCAGGCAATGGCTCCAATTACATAGCCAATGGGATGGAATCTGTATTCTTCCTCCTCAACATCTACTCTCTTCGCAATGGGCACCCACTCTGGAAACTCTCCTTCAGCCTTGTGCTTGGGTATGAGTCCACTGAATATACCCATGTTTATCGGGAAGTTACCTGGTGTGAAGTGCAGTATCGTCGCGTGGGCGAAGACGAAGAAGATAGCGAATACTGCAACGGCGACGTGTATCAATCTGAAGATAAAGAACAGCCCTGGATTGTTCTCCAGCAGCGGAAACGGGAACCAGAGGATAGCTCCGGTTATTACCTCAATCAGGCAGAAGATTGGAACTGTGAGGATGTCAGCAACCATAACCCAGTCGTACTTGCCCGACTTCGGTCTCTCTTCAACGAGTCCGAACGTCCAGAGCATGTCCTGAACGAAGTCCTTGCCGAGCTGGATGAAGAAGCCCAAAGTGAATGTTATGTTCGAGTCGCCTCTCCCCCTCGTAATTCTCTCGAGTATGAAGTACGTGCCGAAAAACGCGAGGCTGAAGGCAAGTATTAGCCCGCAGAGTCTGTGGATGAACATCGATACCGCCGGGCCACCCATGAAGTCAATAACCCATCTGAGCTGTCCGCTGAAGGTTATCGGAAGGCCAGTGATGAGCAGGAGCATACCGGAAAGAGAAACAAGGAAGTGCGCTGCTCTCTGGGCTGGAGAGAACCTCAGCAACTGGCTCAATGCCTTCCACCTCCGTGGTGTTGCTGCTCGAGTTTGTACATCTTGTCAAACTTCCAGTACTCCAGCACGGTCATGATGAAGACGAAGAACGCTCCGATTACGAGCAAAAGTTCTGCAATTTTATTGAGGTAGAGCATGACGTCGTTAACAAGCGTGTACTTGGCCGATCTTTCGTAGGGTGAAAAGTGTCTGTAGTTGTTATCGGTTATGTACTTACCACCCATAGGACCGTAGCTTGCCATGCTTAGTAACAGGGGCGAGATGGCAAGCAAACCGACGATCAGGGCAACAAGGCTTTTCCACATTCATACCACCTCGTATTTATACCATAAACACCTTCTCAACAAGCTCCTTCGCTGTATATCCTCTTATCCGCTCCCTGAACACCCTAACGATCTCCGATGCCTCTCCAGCCAGCAGTGCTCCGCCGGGGCAGACCATTGCACACCTTGGGATGGGCTCATTCTCGATTATGTTGCCGTTCTCGTCCTTCTGCTCGTACGGCTGAACGCAGAAGGTGCACTTGTCCATCTTGCCCTTAGTTCCGAATGCTCCGCTGCCTTCGAACTGCGGAGCTCCGAATGGGCATGCGTAGCTGCAGTAGCCGCATCCGATGCATTTGTCCTTGTTGACGAGGACTATTCCATCGGGACGCTTGTATATTGCGTCCATGGGGCATACTTTAAGGCATGCCGGGTCGCTGCAGTGCATGCAGGGCATGGGGATGTTTAACTGGCCGGGCTTGCCCTCGTTGATTGTTATTACTCTGATTCTGTAGATTCCGGGAGGGACGTTGTTGTGATTCTTGCAGATGGCTTCGCATGCTTTGCATTTGATGCAGAGGTTTGAGTGTGTGTCTACGATGAACTTGTACAAGGGATCACCTCCTGCAGTGGTGAAGTAGCCTCCTTTTTTAGATTACACCACTAAATCCAGTGATTTACCTTTATAAATTTTTTGAAATTCTTACTCTTTCTGTTGTGCTCTTTACTTCATCCCGTCACCGGAATTGCCCGCAGAGCGGAG
Protein-coding regions in this window:
- a CDS encoding cytochrome b/b6 domain-containing protein — its product is MSQLLRFSPAQRAAHFLVSLSGMLLLITGLPITFSGQLRWVIDFMGGPAVSMFIHRLCGLILAFSLAFFGTYFILERITRGRGDSNITFTLGFFIQLGKDFVQDMLWTFGLVEERPKSGKYDWVMVADILTVPIFCLIEVITGAILWFPFPLLENNPGLFFIFRLIHVAVAVFAIFFVFAHATILHFTPGNFPINMGIFSGLIPKHKAEGEFPEWVPIAKRVDVEEEEYRFHPIGYVIGAIACGIMGLAAYTVYLLGEEGLAGFRLLESSTTAFVALNGVMLVFFVYVLLTFYGIGKALARTTA
- a CDS encoding 4Fe-4S dicluster domain-containing protein, giving the protein MYKFIVDTHSNLCIKCKACEAICKNHNNVPPGIYRIRVITINEGKPGQLNIPMPCMHCSDPACLKVCPMDAIYKRPDGIVLVNKDKCIGCGYCSYACPFGAPQFEGSGAFGTKGKMDKCTFCVQPYEQKDENGNIIENEPIPRCAMVCPGGALLAGEASEIVRVFRERIRGYTAKELVEKVFMV